CAGCAGGGCATCGAAGTGAGCTGGGATGGCATGTTAATCGAGGTATAACCATGACGCAGGCACAGCCGCTTTCGCCGCAGGCTTTTGAACAGGCGCTGCGCGCCAAAGGCGCTTATTACCATATTCATCATCCCTATCACATCGCGATGCACAACGGCAAAGCGACGCGTGAGCAGATTCAGGGCTGGGTGGCGAACCGCTACTACTATCAGACCAATATCCCGCTGAAAGATGCCGCTATTATGGCTAACTGCCCGCATCCGGAGGTGCGCCGCAAATGGGTGCAGCGCATTCTCGATCACGACGGCTACGGTGACAGCGAAGGCGGCATTGAAGCCTGGCTGCGCCTGGGCGAGGCGGTAGGTCTGGATCGCGAAGTGGTGCAATCGGAAGCGTTGGTGCTGCCCGGCGTGCGCTTCGCGGTAGATGCCTATGTTAATTTCGCCCGCCGCGCCAACTGGCAGGAAGCGGCCTGTAGCTCGCTGACCGAGCTGTTCGCGCCGCAGATCCATCAGGCGCGGCTCGACAGCTGGCCGCAGCACTATCCGTGGATCGAAGCGGAAGGCTACGACTATTTCCGCAGCCGCCTGAGTCAGGCGAACCGCGACGTAGAGCATGGCCTGCAGCTGGCGCTGGAGTATTGCGACACGGTAGAGAAACAGCAGCGGATGCTGGAAATCCTGCAGTTTAAGCTGGATATTCTGTGGAGCATGCTGGATGCGATGACCATGGCGTACGAAATGAAACGTCCCCCTTACCATACGGTCACGGCGGATCTCGCCTGGCATAAAACGAGACTGGTGTAATGGAAATTACCGCATCACAGATCCCGCAGTTCCGCCGCGGTTTCCGCCTGCAGTGGGAAGAGGCGCAAAACTGTCATGTCATCCTCTATCCGGAAGGCATGGCGCGTCTGAACGGCAGCGCCGCAGAAATTTTACTGCTGGTGGATGGCAAGCGCACCTTGGGCGATATCGTCGCCGAGCTGAGCGCGCGTTTCCCCGGCGTGCCCGATCTGGGCAATGACGTGACTGATTTTTTTGGCCAGGCCTATGAACAGAAGTGGATCATCTTCCGTGACTGAACGGAAACCGGCGGTTAACCCGCCGCTGTGGCTGCTGGCGGAGCTAACCTACCGCTGTCCGCTGCAGTGCCCGTACTGCTCTAACCCGCTCGATTTTGCCCAGCAGGATAAAGAGCTGACCACCGAGCAGTGGATTGAGGTATTTCGCCAGGCACGGGCGATGGGCAGCGTGCAGATCGGTTTCTCCGGCGGCGAGCCGCTGGTGCGCAAAGATCTGCCGGAGCTGATCGCCGCCGCGCGCAATCTTGGCTTTTACACCAACCTGATCACCTCCGGCATCGGGCTGACCGAGAAAAAGCTGGATAGCTTTGCCGAGGCCGGACTGGATCATATTCAGATCAGCTTTCAGGCGAGTGATGAAACGCTGAACGCCGCGCTGGCCGGCTCGGAAAAGGCGTTCCGGCAAAAGCTGGAAATGGCGCGGGCGGTTAAAGCGCACGGCTATCCGATGGTGCTGAACTTTGTGCTGCACCGCCATAACATCGACCAGATCGATCGCATTATTGAACTGTGCATCGAGCTGGAGGCGGACGACGTCGAGCTGGCGACCTGTCAGTTTTACGGCTGGGCGCAGCTCAATCGCGAAGGATTGCTACCCACACGCGAGCAGATCGAGCGGGCCGAGCAGGTGGTGAAGCAATATCGTCAGCGCATGGCGGAAAGCGGCAGCCTGACCAATCTGCTGTTTGTGACGCCTGATTATTATGAAGAGCGCCCCAAAGGCTGTATGGGCGGCTGGGGAGCAATTTTTCTCAGCGTGACGCCGGAAGGCACCGCGCTGCCGTGCCACAGTGCGCGCCAGCTGCCGGTAGAGTTCCCGTCGGTGCTGGAGCACGATCTGCAGCATATCTGGTATGAATCCTTCGGCTTTAATCGCTATCGTGGCTTTGACTGGATGCCGGAACCTTGCCGTTCCTGCGACGAAAAAGAGAAGGATTTCGGCGGCTGCCGCTGTCAGGCCTTTATGCTGACCGGCAACGCCGATAATGCCGATCCGGTCTGCGCTAAATCGCCGCATCACGGCAAAATCCTTGCGGCGCGTGAGGAGGCCAACTGTACCCAGATGCAGATTAGCCAGCTGCAGTTCCGCAATCGGGTTAATTCTCAGCTGATCTTTAAGGCGAACGCGTAATGTCGCAGGCGGCCTCGTTACGGCTGGATAACGGCCTGACGGTGCGGCTCCAGCACGACGCGCAGGCGTCGGAGGCCGCAGCGCTGCTGCAGGTCGCCAGCGGCAGCGACAATGAGCCGGCGCAGTGGCCTGGGTTGGCGCACCTGCTGGAGCATCTGCTGTTTACCGGCAGTGCAGGCTATACCGGGCAGCAGCGGCTGATGAGCTGGGTGCCTGCGCAGAGCGGTCGCCTGAACGCCACAACCCGCGCCGATCGCACCGCTTACTTCTTTAGCCTGCCCGCCAGCGGGCTGGAGGCGGGGCTGGCGCGTCTGGTGGATATGCTGGCGCAGCCGTTGCTGGCATCAGACGCGATCGCGCAGGAAACGGCGGTGATTGACGCGGAATATCGCCTGCTGCGTCAGGATACGCCGACGTTAACCGGCGTGGCGCAGCGGCATTTTTTTCACGGTCCACCCGCTATGCAGCGCTTTCAGGTCGGCAGCCGCGCCAGTTTTGGCGACGATGTTAGCCGATTACGGCAGGCGTTAATCGATTTCCATCAGCAACGTTATCACGCAGGGGCGATGACGCTCTGGCTTTGCGGGCCGCAGCCGCTGGCTGAGCTGGAAACCCTTGCCCGACGCTACGGAGCCAGTCTGTCCGGCTCCGCTTCTGCTTCCGCTGACGCGGCGGTGTCGCTCTCTCCCTGCTTACGGGCGCGCGCGGATGCGGCGGTACGCGCAACAGGCGCGACGCAGCTTACGCTAACCTTTGCGCTTAATCGTTGGCAGGAGAGCGATGCAGGCTGGTGTGCGCTATTGCAACAGCTGCTGCGGGATGAAGCGGAAGGCAGCCTGCTGGCGCAGCTGCGGGCCGCTGACGCCTGTGACGGCGTCAGTTTACAGGAGGTCTGGCGCGGCGGCGGCGCTGCGCTGATTGCCGTTTGTTTCTTACCGGCGCATCCGCGTACGGATCTTACCGCGCAGCTGGAGGGCGCGCTGCGACAGTGGCTGGCTCAGCTTGCCACCTTTACCGCCGCGCAGCTAAACCATTATTTGCAACTGGCGCAGCGCCAGTATGCCCACAAAAGCGTGCTTGATCGCCTGCGCGAACAGGCATTCGGCTTTGCCCCGCCGACAGCGGTAACGCCAGAGGCCTGGCAGCGCTGGCTGAAACAGTTGCAGCAGGCGGAGATCGGCCGCCTGTGGCTGGATGAGAGCGTGCAGGGCGAGGTGACTTCCTCGGCAGGATTCGAATTTATCAGCGCGCCTTTCCACTCGGTTCCAACGGTCTCCGCTTTACCGCTGCGTTTCTGGCCTTTCCCGCCGCTGGCTGCGCCGTCCACCTTACCCCATAGCGCAGCGCCTTTACTGCATTTGCCTTCGTCCGCGCCTGCGGTATTAACGCTGCGCCCGGCGCTGGAAACCCCGATTACCGACCCGCTGGGTTATGCTCTGCAGGCGGCGCTACGCGCGTTGTCGGCCAGCCTGGCGCATCAGAACGGCAGGCTGAGCGTTGAGCGTCAGCAGGGGATTTGGCAGCTGCAGCTGAGCGGCGAACCGGTATTTATGCTGGCGGCAATGGCGGCTATCGTTACGCAGCTGCAGGCGTTTACGCCGTCAGACGCCAGCGCGCGCGCCTGGCAACGGGAGCGGCAAAAAGAGCAGGGCGATATTCCGGTGCGTCGGCTGCTTAACCGGCTACCGGGCTGGCTGCTGGCGCAACAGCCCGCCTGCGCCGCGCTGGAAAAAGTAGTATGGCAGGCAGCGCTGTCAGGCGGCAGCCCGACGCTGGCTCAGCAACTGGCCCGTTTGCTGAGTCAGCTGCCGGGAAGCGTAAAAAACGCAGCCCGCTGGCTGCGGTGCGATCCGCTGGCGGGGCAGCGTCAGACGCTGCGCCTGAGCCAGGGCGATACGGCGCTGCTGCTGTTTTGCCCGTTAACGCAGCCAGGCCTGGAGGCGCAGCTGGCGTGGAGAATGCTGGCGTTAATTTATCAGCCAGCCTTTTTTCAGCGCCTGCGGGTAGAACAGCAGATCGGCTATGTGGTCAGCTGCAGCTTTCATCATGTCGCCGATCGGGCAGGCGTGCTGTTTGCTTTACAATCGCCGCAGTGCAAGGCTGCCGACCTGTTAATACATATTCAGCGCTTTTTGCAGACGATGGAAGAAAATATCGCTCAGCTTGCCGCTGATGAGCTGGTGGACAAGCGTGAGCGGCTATGGCAGCGGCTCCAGCCCGACGGCGATGTGCTGGAGCGGGCGCGCCAGGCGCTGGCATTTCCCGAGCTGGTCTCTCCGGCGGCGCGCGTCCAACTGGACAGGCTGGATGCGCCCACGCTGCTTGCATGGCATCGTGCGCTTTGCAACCCCATCTACTGGTGGCAGTGCGCTGCCGAGCCGGATCCGGTTTAATGCTGCTGGCGTCGCGCCTTTTTATGCTGATACATAATACCGTCGCTGTGATTAAGCAGGCTCGTTAGCGGCTGCGGCTGGGCCGGATCGAACTCCACCATCCCCACGGAAAAATCGAGGCGGTAGCGGCGCTCCAGCGGTTCGATATACCGCTCCAGCTCGGCGCGAAAATCCTTTAGCCGTTCATCCGCCTGCTGCTGATTCATATCGATAAACAGCACGACAAACTCATCGCCGCCGAGACGGGCAAACAGCGCCGAATGGCGAAAACTGATTTTCAGTGCGTCGGCAAAATCCATTAACGCCCGATCGCCTTCCCGATGACCGAAGTTATCATTGATCTGCTT
This Mixta hanseatica DNA region includes the following protein-coding sequences:
- the pqqC gene encoding pyrroloquinoline-quinone synthase PqqC, with protein sequence MTQAQPLSPQAFEQALRAKGAYYHIHHPYHIAMHNGKATREQIQGWVANRYYYQTNIPLKDAAIMANCPHPEVRRKWVQRILDHDGYGDSEGGIEAWLRLGEAVGLDREVVQSEALVLPGVRFAVDAYVNFARRANWQEAACSSLTELFAPQIHQARLDSWPQHYPWIEAEGYDYFRSRLSQANRDVEHGLQLALEYCDTVEKQQRMLEILQFKLDILWSMLDAMTMAYEMKRPPYHTVTADLAWHKTRLV
- the pqqD gene encoding pyrroloquinoline quinone biosynthesis peptide chaperone PqqD, which codes for MEITASQIPQFRRGFRLQWEEAQNCHVILYPEGMARLNGSAAEILLLVDGKRTLGDIVAELSARFPGVPDLGNDVTDFFGQAYEQKWIIFRD
- the pqqE gene encoding pyrroloquinoline quinone biosynthesis protein PqqE, which gives rise to MNRSGSSSVTERKPAVNPPLWLLAELTYRCPLQCPYCSNPLDFAQQDKELTTEQWIEVFRQARAMGSVQIGFSGGEPLVRKDLPELIAAARNLGFYTNLITSGIGLTEKKLDSFAEAGLDHIQISFQASDETLNAALAGSEKAFRQKLEMARAVKAHGYPMVLNFVLHRHNIDQIDRIIELCIELEADDVELATCQFYGWAQLNREGLLPTREQIERAEQVVKQYRQRMAESGSLTNLLFVTPDYYEERPKGCMGGWGAIFLSVTPEGTALPCHSARQLPVEFPSVLEHDLQHIWYESFGFNRYRGFDWMPEPCRSCDEKEKDFGGCRCQAFMLTGNADNADPVCAKSPHHGKILAAREEANCTQMQISQLQFRNRVNSQLIFKANA
- the pqqF gene encoding pyrroloquinoline quinone biosynthesis protein PqqF; this encodes MSQAASLRLDNGLTVRLQHDAQASEAAALLQVASGSDNEPAQWPGLAHLLEHLLFTGSAGYTGQQRLMSWVPAQSGRLNATTRADRTAYFFSLPASGLEAGLARLVDMLAQPLLASDAIAQETAVIDAEYRLLRQDTPTLTGVAQRHFFHGPPAMQRFQVGSRASFGDDVSRLRQALIDFHQQRYHAGAMTLWLCGPQPLAELETLARRYGASLSGSASASADAAVSLSPCLRARADAAVRATGATQLTLTFALNRWQESDAGWCALLQQLLRDEAEGSLLAQLRAADACDGVSLQEVWRGGGAALIAVCFLPAHPRTDLTAQLEGALRQWLAQLATFTAAQLNHYLQLAQRQYAHKSVLDRLREQAFGFAPPTAVTPEAWQRWLKQLQQAEIGRLWLDESVQGEVTSSAGFEFISAPFHSVPTVSALPLRFWPFPPLAAPSTLPHSAAPLLHLPSSAPAVLTLRPALETPITDPLGYALQAALRALSASLAHQNGRLSVERQQGIWQLQLSGEPVFMLAAMAAIVTQLQAFTPSDASARAWQRERQKEQGDIPVRRLLNRLPGWLLAQQPACAALEKVVWQAALSGGSPTLAQQLARLLSQLPGSVKNAARWLRCDPLAGQRQTLRLSQGDTALLLFCPLTQPGLEAQLAWRMLALIYQPAFFQRLRVEQQIGYVVSCSFHHVADRAGVLFALQSPQCKAADLLIHIQRFLQTMEENIAQLAADELVDKRERLWQRLQPDGDVLERARQALAFPELVSPAARVQLDRLDAPTLLAWHRALCNPIYWWQCAAEPDPV